GTCCGCCGGCATCAGCCCGGCGGGCCTTTCCCCGTAGTGGGGGACCGCCCGGTCCCGGCACCGGTCAAGATGAGGAGTTGTGATGGCAAGCGCGGATGGAAGCTTCAGCCGGCGGCACGGCGAGTACAAGGTCCCCGGCGGCAAGCTCGTTGTGGTGGACCTCGACGTCCGTGACGGACGCCTTGCAGATGTGTCCCTGGGCGGTGATTTTTTCCTGGAACCCGATGAGGCGCTGCTCGACATCAACGCCGCCCTCGAGGGGCTGCCCGCGGAAACAGGCTTCGGCGACATAGCCGCTGCCGTGCACGCCAGGCTGAGCCCGGACGCCGTGCTCTTTGGCTTCTCTCCGGAAGCCGTGGCGACGGCAGTGCGGCGCGCACTGGGGAAGGCCACCGGCTGGGGCGACCACCAGTGGGAAATCATCCCGCCCACCCCGCTGTCCACGCACATGCATGTGGCCATGGACGAAGTCCTGGCCGAGGAAGTGGGCGCAGGCCACCGGAACCCGACGCTGCGGTTCTGGGAGTGGGAAACTCCGTCCGTAGTGATCGGCAGCTTCCAGTCACTGAAAAACGAGGTGGATCCGGCCGGTGCCGAACGCCACGGCGTGACCGTTGTGCGGCGGATCACCGGCGGGGGTGCCATGTTCATGGAACACGGCAACGCCATCACGTACTCCCTGTACGTGCCCCAGTCCCTGGTGGACGGGCTGAGCTTCGCCGATTCCTATCCCTTCCTTGACGCCTGGGTGATGGAATCCCTGAAGAAGCTGGGCATCCAGGCTTGGTACGTGCCGCTGAACGACATGGCCACGGACCAGGGCAAGATCGGCGGTGCCGCACAGAAACGCTTCAGCAGCGGTGGAATGCTTCACCACGTCACCATGTCCTACAACATCGACGCCGACAAAATGGTGGAGGTGCTGCGCATCGGCAAGGAGAAGCTGTCCGACAAGGGCACCACCAGCGCCAAGAAACGCGTTGATCCGCTCAAGCGGCAGACCGGGCTTTCGCGGGAGGAGATCATTGCGACGATGATCGACACCTTCACCGCCCGCTACGGCGCAGTCCAGGCCGGAATAAGCGATGAAGAGATGGACCTGGCGGAGCAGAAGGTCAAGGAAAAGTTCGACACCGCCGAGTGGCTGAACCGGGTTCCCTGACCCCGGCAGCACCCGGCAGCACCCGGGGCGCGGCAGCCCGGTTACCCTGCCGCGTCCGGAGTGCCTAGACTGCGGGCATGGAGAAAAAGTCCCTTACCGCCCTTGTCCGCCAGCAGATGGAAAGGGCTCACTCGGCCGCCAGCGGCCGCAGCGCCTCCACGGTTTACGGCGGGCACGAGCATGTGCTGCGGCAGACCGTGATTGCCCTGCGGGCAGGGTTTGTCCTGGACGAACATGAAAACCCGGGCGAAGCCACTGTTTTCGTCCTCAAGGGACGAGTCAGCCTGGTCTCCGACGGCGCAACCTGGGACGGCTCCGCCGGAGACCTGCTGATTGTGCCGCAGGCCCGCCATTCAGTGCGGGCCCTGGAGGACTCGGCCATCCTCTTGACCGTCGCCAAACCGCAGCTGGCCTGAGGAACATACCCCAACTGGGCCCCGTCCCTACGGGGCCCAGCAGCGACGGGGCCTAGCAGTGACGGGGCCTAGCAGTGACGGGGCCTACAGGCCGGCTGCCTGGACCCGCAGGGAGCGCAGCAGCTGGTCCTGCTGTTCAATGATGATCCTGCGCAGGGCACCCGGCGCGTCCGGGTGCTGCTCCAGCCATTCCACGGATTTCTGCACCACCGGGTGGTCAGCCGGTGCGGTTCCCGGAGCCGCATCCTGGCCGCCGGGGTAGAGTCCGCCCACTACGCGGGAGGCCAGCTCGATGCTGCGGCTGGACCATACACCCGTGAGGGAGGCAAAGTAGTCCGGGATGTAGCCGTCCAGCAGCTCGTGGCTGCCGAGTCCGAACCCGGTGATGGTGGCGGAGAGCAGTTCATTGGACAGTCCGTTCGAGTGGACGGCGGCCTGCCACGCAGCGTCCTTCACCGCCGGATCCGGGAAGGCCGCGGCTGCCGTGGTGTGTCCCACCCGGCCCGACGCCGTGTTGTCGCGTTCCAGCTCCGCATCCAGTTCCGCCCGGGTGGCGGATCCGGTGGCTGCCAGGGCAACCCACAGCCGCCAGCGCAGGTCCGTGTCGACGGTGAGCCCGCTGATCCCGGCGCTGCCCTCCAGCAGGCTTCGCAGCAGCTCGGCGGAGCCTGCACTGCGCTGCCCGGCGGCGGCAGCCGCCCGTGCCCAGATAACCTGCCGGTCACTGCCCGCCGGTGCCGCACGCAGCTGCTCGGTAATGCAGGCACCGAACTCCCTGCGCAGCTCTTCGCGGCGCGAAGCCGGTGCGTAGTATTCAATGGCGCTGCGCGCGTTATCCAGCAGTACGTTCAGCACGCCTGCACCGGTCTCATGCGGGGCCACCCTCTGCACCAGGTGCACATAGTCCCGGGCGCTGAGCACACCGTCGCGGACGCTGTTCCACAGCGCGGACAGGGCGATGGCCCGGGCCAGGGGATCGGCGAGCAGGTGCAGCGACTCCACCAAAACGGCCAGCGACGCCGGATCAAAGCGGATCTTGGCGTAGGTCAGGTCTTCATCGTTGAGCAGCAGCACCGCAGGACGCTTCCGCCCGATCAGTTCGGGCACCTCGGTGCGGGTCCCGGCTACGTCCAGTTCAACGGTGTCGGTGCGGGCCAGGAACCCGGCGCCGTCAAAGTCGTACAGCCCGATGCGGAGCCGGTGCGGGCGGGGGACCTGTTCCCCGCTGACCGGGTCCGGTGCGTTCTGGCGGATCACCACTGAGGTGTAGGCGCCGTCGTCGTCGGTTTCAGTCTCCGGAACCAGGACAGGCACGCCGGCGGTCTGCAGCCACTGGCGTGCCCAAAGACCCATGTCGCGGCCGGAAGCGTCGGCCAAGGCGGCCAGCAGGTCGTCGAGGGTGGTGTTGCCGAAGGCATGCTCGCGGAAATAGGCACGCGCGGCTTCGATAAACGTCTCGAACCCCACATAGGCCACCAACTGCTTCAGGACTGAGGCGCCCTTGGCGTAGGTAATCCCGTCGAAGTTCTGCTTGGCCGCTTCCAGGTTCGGAATGTCAGCCACGATCGGGTGCGTGGTGGGCAGCTGGTCCTGCACGTAGGCCCAGGCCTTGCGCCGGTTCGCGAAGCTGACCCAGGAATTTGTGAAGTCGGTGGCCCGGTCAACGGCAAGCGCGCCCATGTAGTCGGCGAAGGATTCCTTAAGCCACAGATCGTCCCACCATTTCATGGTCACCAGGTCGCCGAACCACATGTGTGCCATCTCGTGCAGGATGGTGTTGGCCCGGGCTTCATACTGCGCCTCGGTGGCCCGGGAGCGGAAAACATAGGACTCGGTGAACGTGACCAGGCCGGGATTTTCCATGGCGCCGAGGTTGTATTCGGGGACAAAAGCCTGATCGTATTTGCCGAACGGGTACGGGTACGCGAACAGGCGGTGGAAGTAGTCCAGGCCCCGCTTCGTGACCGCAAAAATGTTCTCAGGATCGAAGTGCTCTGCGAGGGAAGCACGGCAGTAAGCGGCAAGCGGCACGTGCAGGTCCGTACCGTCGTCGAGCCGGAGGGACCATTCGTCCTCCGCCCGGTGGTACGGGCCGGCCAGCACAGTGGTGATGTAGGTGGAAATCCGCTGGGTGGGAGCGAATTCCCAGCGGGCCAGGCTACCGCCGTCCAGCTCAGTGCGGGCGGTTTCAACACCATTGGAGGCCACCTGCCAGCCGGCAGGGGCGGTCACCGTAAAGCCGAAGGATGCCTTGAGATCGGGCTGCTCGAAGTCAGCGAAAACCCGCCGGGCATCTGCGGGCTCATACTGCGTGTACAAGTAGGTGCGTCCGTCGGCAGGGTCGCGGAACCGATGCAGGCCCTCACCGCTGCGGCTGTACAGGGCGGTGCCGTCCACGGTGACGGTGTTCTGCGGCTGCAGGGCCGGCAGGTGGATGCGGGAACCCTCCAGTGCTTCGGACAGGTCCAGGTCCTTCCCGTTCAGCACTACGGAGCTGACCCCGCCGTGGATGAAGTCCAGGAAAGTTGCGGCTCCGGGCTCGGAGCAGCTGAAGGCAATGGTGCTCCGGGAGCGGAAGCCTTCAGCATCCGGATCTTCGGCATTGCCCAGATCGAGGTGGACGTCATAGGAGGTCACGGACAACAGGCGGGACCGCAGGGCAGCCTCATCGCGGCTCAGGTTCTGGTTAGGCACCTGCCCATTCAATCACTTCCGCGCCGGTCACCGGCAGCGGCGGGTTTTGCGTGGTGCTTCCACTGCCGCAGCCGTTCCAGTACCGCCGCGCAGGAGACGGACGCCAAGATGATGAAGTACGGCACGTATAGGTAGAGGAAGCGTGCCCTTCCCTCAAAGAACAGAAGGAAGACCAGTAGTCCGAGCAGGCAAATGCGCATGGCGGAAAATTCAGGCCTCAGCAGGTGCCGTGTCCGCAGCAGCAGCGGCACGGCGGCCAGTGCCAGGACGGCAAACCATGTTCCCTGCCAGATGGAGAGCATCCATTGGAAATGCGCACCGGTATTGCCCAAAAGATCCTGGAGGGCACGGTCCGCGCCCAGGTTCGAGAGGAAATCCGCGCCCGTCAGCCGGCCCTCACCCCAGGCAAAGAAGGATCCGTCCCCGGTCACCCAGAGCAGTTTGTCAGCCAGGAATTCTGCGTAGCCGCCGGCACCCATCGCGTCGACCCGTTCGAGGTACGTGTCCAGGCCCGCCTGGAACTTGGCGCTGCTGCCGTGGATCGCCACGGTGTCCTCATAATCGGACTGGTTATAGGAACCGTAATAGGGCCCGTTGGGGCTCTCGGCGGTCTGCGCCCCGACTTTGAGGAAGTGGCCGGGATTCATGGCATCCGGGTTGTTGGAGAGGTCGAAGGCTACCACCGGGGTGTGCTGCATAAAGGCGAAGATGAGCCGGTTGCCGATCAGGAAACTGCCCGCAACCACGGCAACCGCTGCCAGCAGGACGGCGGTGTTCCTCCGGCGGGCGAGCATGCACAGGACGGTTATGCCGGCGGCAATCAAACAGAAGACAACTGTTGGCTTGATGCCCGTTCCTATGGCACCCAGGCCTCCGGCCAGGATCCATAGTGCCGCCTTCAGGTACACCCGCCGGGTGTGGCAGGAGGCCAGCAGCAGGCATAGGACCAGGACCGGGAAAAGCGCTCCCGCAGTGTCCGAGTACAGCACGCCGGCCCATGGCGAGAAGGTCAGGAACACGGCTGCGGGGAGGATGGTCAGGGCGGCCGCCTTCGGACCGGCCAGCATCCGTGCGGCGCAGTAAGTCAGGACGGTGGCAGCAAACAGGACCAGGCTGTTAAGGAATGCCGCGGCCATGGCCAGGTCAGTAAGCCCCAAGGCGAGGACCAGGGCGTAATACGCCGCAAGCAGCAGTGTCAGCAGCAGGTTGTTGGGGTTGATCTGAAAGTACGGAGTCACCGCGGTCAGTGTTCCGCCGGCCAGTCCGGCGGCGGACTCGTGGATCGCGAACACGTCCCAGTCCGGAGGAAGCCGCACGGCGTAGGCCACGCGCATCTGAGCGGCAAACAGTGCCGTCCACACCAGGGCGCCCGCCAGCACCCTCCATGCGCGGTGCCGCCCCGCCAGCCGGGCTGTCCGGCCCACCACCAGGTAGGCGACCGCCGAAAGGACCAGGAAGGCCGCCACAGCGGCCAGCGACCAGCCGGTCCGGTAGCGGGAAAAACCGAAGTGCGGATCAAACAAATTGCCCAGCACTGCCCAGGCGGCGACGGCGCAGAACACCAGTCCGATGCCTGCCGGCCAGGCCTCCGGGCCCCGGAGCACCCGTGGCAGCCACCGAAACCGGCTCTTCTGCTGCGTGTCCCGCTGATGGCTTGCTGCAGCGCGCATGCGCAACCGTAGCTACCGTGCGGGCTCCATGAACAGGGCCTTGGGCCATTTACGCCGCTGCGCCCGCCTAAGTGCCCAGCCCGAATGCCACCGCCAGGCCCAGTCCGGCCACCCAGGCCCAGGCCGCGAGGGCCGCCGCTACGGCCCGGATGCCGGAGGCAAAGAGTGCCTTCACCCGCACGCCGGCGCCAAGCCCGAACAGTGCCGCGGCGAAGAGCAGCTCCTGCAGCACGGCCGCGGCATCCAGCGCGGCAGCGGGCAGCAATCCGGTGGTCCGGACCAGGATCAGCGCCAGGAAGCCCAAGACGAACAGCGGTACCAGGGGCGGCTGTTTGCCGGCCCTGCCATCCCCGCCCGCCTTGCCGGCCTTGCCCGCCCTGCGCGCCAGCAAGCCGGCGGCAGCGGTCATGGGCGCCAGCAGCACTACCCGCGCCAGCTTCACGACGACGGCGGCGGCCAGCGCCGCGGAACCGGCGGTCTGCGCCGTGGCCACCACCTGCCCTACATCGTGCACTGACGCCCCGGCCCAGGTCCCGAAGACTTCCGGGGCGAGGTGCAACAGCGAGCCGGCCAGCGGAAGGGCCGCGATGGCCAGGGTTCCGCACAGCGTGACCAGCGCAATCGGCACCACCGTGTCTTCGGTGCGGGTGCGGCGGACCGCCGCCACGGCACCGATGGCGGATACACCGCAGATCGAGAACCCGGC
This Arthrobacter sp. zg-Y20 DNA region includes the following protein-coding sequences:
- a CDS encoding putative sulfate exporter family transporter; the encoded protein is MPSSAPPPPVPQPPAGRAALVPGLIAAGTAVAAAYLISALVPAVPVLTAAVLLGLVAANLPGAAPKAAGTWKPGLALAARKFLRTGIVLLGLKVSLVDIAGLGWAALGLVVALVLAAFAGTYGICRLFRLPGEEPVLIAAGFSICGVSAIGAVAAVRRTRTEDTVVPIALVTLCGTLAIAALPLAGSLLHLAPEVFGTWAGASVHDVGQVVATAQTAGSAALAAAVVVKLARVVLLAPMTAAAGLLARRAGKAGKAGGDGRAGKQPPLVPLFVLGFLALILVRTTGLLPAAALDAAAVLQELLFAAALFGLGAGVRVKALFASGIRAVAAALAAWAWVAGLGLAVAFGLGT
- a CDS encoding biotin/lipoate A/B protein ligase family protein gives rise to the protein MASADGSFSRRHGEYKVPGGKLVVVDLDVRDGRLADVSLGGDFFLEPDEALLDINAALEGLPAETGFGDIAAAVHARLSPDAVLFGFSPEAVATAVRRALGKATGWGDHQWEIIPPTPLSTHMHVAMDEVLAEEVGAGHRNPTLRFWEWETPSVVIGSFQSLKNEVDPAGAERHGVTVVRRITGGGAMFMEHGNAITYSLYVPQSLVDGLSFADSYPFLDAWVMESLKKLGIQAWYVPLNDMATDQGKIGGAAQKRFSSGGMLHHVTMSYNIDADKMVEVLRIGKEKLSDKGTTSAKKRVDPLKRQTGLSREEIIATMIDTFTARYGAVQAGISDEEMDLAEQKVKEKFDTAEWLNRVP
- a CDS encoding cupin domain-containing protein, encoding MEKKSLTALVRQQMERAHSAASGRSASTVYGGHEHVLRQTVIALRAGFVLDEHENPGEATVFVLKGRVSLVSDGATWDGSAGDLLIVPQARHSVRALEDSAILLTVAKPQLA
- the pepN gene encoding aminopeptidase N, encoding MPNQNLSRDEAALRSRLLSVTSYDVHLDLGNAEDPDAEGFRSRSTIAFSCSEPGAATFLDFIHGGVSSVVLNGKDLDLSEALEGSRIHLPALQPQNTVTVDGTALYSRSGEGLHRFRDPADGRTYLYTQYEPADARRVFADFEQPDLKASFGFTVTAPAGWQVASNGVETARTELDGGSLARWEFAPTQRISTYITTVLAGPYHRAEDEWSLRLDDGTDLHVPLAAYCRASLAEHFDPENIFAVTKRGLDYFHRLFAYPYPFGKYDQAFVPEYNLGAMENPGLVTFTESYVFRSRATEAQYEARANTILHEMAHMWFGDLVTMKWWDDLWLKESFADYMGALAVDRATDFTNSWVSFANRRKAWAYVQDQLPTTHPIVADIPNLEAAKQNFDGITYAKGASVLKQLVAYVGFETFIEAARAYFREHAFGNTTLDDLLAALADASGRDMGLWARQWLQTAGVPVLVPETETDDDGAYTSVVIRQNAPDPVSGEQVPRPHRLRIGLYDFDGAGFLARTDTVELDVAGTRTEVPELIGRKRPAVLLLNDEDLTYAKIRFDPASLAVLVESLHLLADPLARAIALSALWNSVRDGVLSARDYVHLVQRVAPHETGAGVLNVLLDNARSAIEYYAPASRREELRREFGACITEQLRAAPAGSDRQVIWARAAAAAGQRSAGSAELLRSLLEGSAGISGLTVDTDLRWRLWVALAATGSATRAELDAELERDNTASGRVGHTTAAAAFPDPAVKDAAWQAAVHSNGLSNELLSATITGFGLGSHELLDGYIPDYFASLTGVWSSRSIELASRVVGGLYPGGQDAAPGTAPADHPVVQKSVEWLEQHPDAPGALRRIIIEQQDQLLRSLRVQAAGL